Part of the Sporomusa termitida genome, GCGGGGGACGCTGCTGGTGGAAAGTATTAATGGCTGCTACAATAATGTAGTGGGGCTGCCGCTTGCTACCCTGGCTGATCTTTTGCGGCAAGCCGGAGTAGAACTGCTATGACAATGGACAAACCGCTGATGATGAAAGAACTGCCCGCAACCGAACGGCCGCGGGAAAAAATGCTTGATAAAGGAGCTGCGGCTCTGAGTAATGCTGAGTTGCTGGCCATCCTGCTGCGTACCGGCACCAAAAATTTGCCTGTTCTTCGTTTGGCTGAGCAGCTTTTAGTTAAATATGACCTGACTGGTCTTGGCTGCATCTCACCGCTGGAATTAAGCAAAACGGCAGGTATAGGCCTGGTTAAAGCCGTTACTGTAGTAGCCGGCATTGAACTTGGGCGTAGATTAAGTTATAAAGAGCCCGGTGAACGGCCGGTCATTAAAAGTCCTAAAGATGCTGCCGGTTTAATGATGGGAGAACTGCGGTATCAGACGAAAGAGCATTTTATGGCCTTGCTGTTATCGACCAAAAATCATGTTATTGCCCGGGCAATCATTTCGGTGGGCAGTTTAAATGCTTCTATTGTTCATCCGCGGGAGCTATTCCGGGAGGCTATTATCTATAGTGCGGCCGCTATTATCTTAGTCCACAATCATCCGAGTGGTGATCCGGCCCCTAGTCAGGAAGATATCACTTTGACTAAACAGCTTGTTGAAGCAGGCAATTTGCTTAATATTTCAGTACTTGACCACGTAATAATCGGCGATGGCAAGTATGTTAGTTTTAAAGAAAAGGGAATAATATAAACAGGTTGTAATGAAAGGGGCAAAATTGTATGTTTAATTTTTTCAGTTCACTGTCACGCGACATGGGGATAGATCTGGGTACTGCCAATACTTTGGTACATGTTAAAGGCAGGGGGATTGTTCTCCGTGAACCATCGGTAGTGGCAATCCAGCGTGACACGGGTGAAGTGCTGGCTGTTGGTGAAGAGGCCAAACAGATGATTGGCCGTACTCCTGGCAATATTGTGGCGATTAGACCGCTCAAAGACGGCGTTATTGCTGATTTTGACGTAACCCAGGCCATGCTCAAATACTTTATCAGAAAAGCAATGGATTCAAAGTCTTTTATCCGGCCCAGGGTAATTGTCGGGGTCCCTTCCGGTGTTACGGAGGTTGAAAAACGGGCAGTTATTGATGCCACTATCCAGGCCGGTGCCCGGGAGGCCTATTTAATCGAAGAGCCAATGGCAGCTGCTATTGGTGCCGGTTTGCCGGTGCATGAGCCAACAGGCAACATGGTTGTTGATATTGGCGGTGGTACAACAGAGGTGGCGGTAATTTCCCTCGGCGGCATCGTTACCAGCCGTTCGATCCGTGTTGGCGGCGATGAAATGGATGAGGCAATTGTTCAATATATAAAACGCACTTATAATCTAATGATTGGCGAACGTACTGCCGAAGAGGTAAAAATTAAGATTGGTTCGGCAATTCCGCCCCGAGCCGATGAGCAGATGGACGTGCGGGGACGTGATCTGGTAACCGGGCTGCCCAAGACCCTGACTATTAAAGCCGGCGAAGTGCAGTTAGCTCTGAGCGAACCGGTAGCGGGAATTGTTGAGGCCGTCAAAGTAACCCTGGAAAAAACTCCGCCCGAACTGGCTTCGGACATTATGGATCGTGGTATTGTTATGACTGGGGGCGGATCGTTGTTAAGAGGGCTTGATATCCTTCTTAATAAAGAAACCGGTATGCCGGTACATATCTCTGAGGATGCTTTATCCTGTGTGGCCGCAGGTACAGGCGGGGCCCTGGAGAGTATTGACTTATTAAAACGCGTTTTAATGACTCCCAAAAAGCTTGGATAAGGAATATAATATTTTTTTGATATATTAAGGTAAGAAAGGAGTCCGGAAAGTGCGATTTATTCACAAAAAGACGGTCATCCTTGTAGTGGCGGTACTTACCGTCTTTTTGCTGGCCGGTACTATAGCCAAGGGGAAATATCAATTTGCTGTTATGGAACAGGTTGTGATCACGCTGCTAACGCCGGTGGAATACGTCCTCATGAAAGTGGGCTATGGTGTCCGCCAAACCGGATCATTTACCGGTCAGCTTATGACCGTTTACAGGGATAACCAGACGCTTAAGGCTGAAATTGAAAACCTGCGCCAAAACAGCATTAATATTACTGAAATTCAGGCTGAGAATACGCGGCTGCGGGCAATGCTTGATTATAAGAACCGGGCACCGCAATTTGATTTTGTTACTGCCCAGGTTATTGCTCGAGACCCGGGTACCTGGACCAGCATAATTATGATTAACCGTGGCGCTGCTGACGGTATTGCCAAAGATATGCCGGTGGTAACTGCTCAGGGGCTGGTGGGCAGCGTTATTAGTGTCTACAGCAATGCTGCCAAGGTGCAGCTCATTTTAGACCCGCGCAGTGCGGTGGGGTGCCTGGTACAGCGCCCCGAGTCGCGGGTAGCCGGGATTGTGGAAGGCAAGAGTGCTAGTCCGTTGTCGCCGCATATGATTAATATTGCCCGGGACGCGGATATTATTAAGAGCGATAAAGTAATTACTTCCGGTTTTGGCGGCATTTATCCCAAAGGGGTATTAGTGGGAGAAGTAGTGGATATTATTAATGATGAAGGCGGATTGTTAAAATATGCTGTCTTGAAGCCGGCGGTTGATTTTGATAGACTAGAAGAGGTATTAGTCATTGTACGCTCACGCGAACCGGCACCTGGGCCGCAACCGGTAACAGCGCCGGCTATACCCGGGAGCCAGACCTCTGGCCAGCCGGGGCCGGCGAAAGGGACAGCGCAATGAAGACAACACTGGCCTGGGCTGTATTATTGATTGGCACGGTCGCCGTTCAGGCTGTCTTGCTGCCACTTATCTTTACTCAAGGTGTTAAACCGGACATCATTTTAATTATCACTATGTCTGCCGGTTTGCTGGCCGGACGGGAGCGTGCTGTCGGTGTGGCATTTTTTGCCGGCTTGATGCAGGATTTTGCTTCCGGTAATGTTTTTGGTCTCAACACGCTAGCCAAGATGGCCACAGGCTATACTGCCGGTTTAGCTGAACGCAAGGTGTTTAAAGAAAGTATTTTATTGCCTGTATTAGCAGTTATTATAGCTACTCTCTTTAACAGCGCATTTATGCAAGCGCTGCTTTTTATACTGGGATATAAGGTTGAACCTGCCGCTGTTTTCATGAATCAGGTCCTGCCGTCCATCGGTTATAATATCTTGTTTTGTATTCCTGTTCACAGATTAATTTACCGGATGACTTTCGGCAACCGCAGCCAGTTTTAATTAGCTGCATACCAGCCATTAAAGACTACAGATGCCCATTCCCATAGGGGGTACTCCAAGCGAGCGCGGTCAGAATCTTATTGGTTTACAGGTCATTTTTGAGAAAGAGGTCGTTATGCTTACTAAGCGAGTAAATGGCAGGATTGAAATTCTGGGTTTTGTCATGATTTTTATATTTATTGCCTTAGTGGGCCGCCTGGGCTATCTGCAAATGGCACAGGGACAGTATTATGAGCGGCTGGCCGACGGCAATCGAATCAGGCTCATTCCTATCATGGCCCCACGCGGCGTTTTTTATGACCGGAACGGAGTTATGTTAGTATCCAACCGTCCGGGGTTTACAGTCTCCTTACTGTCGATTAGTGGTCCTGTGCCTGATGCGGTCCTGGATAAATTAGCCGGGATTCTGAACATGAACGTCCGCGAAATTAAAGCCAAAGTAGCGCAGCAATCCGGTTCCTTTGAACCTGTTCGTATTAAGACCGATCTCGGCCCGGATATTGTTACCAAGATTGAGGAGCGCAGGGCGGAATTGCCAGGTGTGGTTATTGAAATTCAGCCGCTCCGAAATTATGTTTATAATGAGCTCGCCGCCCATATTTTTGGTTATGTCAGCGAGATTAATGAAACAGAGCTGGAAAATCGTAAAGCTGATGGCTATAAAGCCGGCGACATTGTTGGTAAATTTGGTCTGGAAAGGGTTTATGACAAAGAAATTCGCGGTACAGACGGCGGCAATCAGGTCGAGGTTGATGTTAGCGGCCGGCCGGTACAGGTTCTTGGCAAAAAAGATCCGCTGCCCGGGCATAATCTGGTGTTGACAATTGATTACCGGGTGCAAAAAGCAGCAGAAACAGCGATTGATGAGCAGCTTATGCATCTGCAGACGAAAACTGAGTTTAACAAAGCCCAAGCGGCGGCAGCGGTAGTGATAAATCCTAAGAACGGCGAAATTTTGGCGATGGTTAGCCGGCCTAGTTTTAATCCTAATCTGTTTAATGGCGGTATCTCCGAGAAAGACTGGAAGCTGCTCAACGACAACCCCTACCACCCGATGGATAATAAAGCAATCTCAGGCGAATATCCACCAGGATCTACCTTTAAAATAATTACCGGTACGGCGGCGCTGGAACTGGGGAAGGTAACACCGCAGGAGAAAATCCTGGATACCGGTAGACACTGGCTTATCCCCAAGGGGAATGCTATGGGCGAAGCTCTGGGGTGGATTAATTTCCGGGAAGCATTGTCTAAGTCTGATAACGTCTATTTTTATGAAATGGGCAACCGGCTGGGAATTGACAACCTGGAGAAGTATGCCCGTATGTTTGGGCTGGGAGCGGTTACAGGCATCAACCTCCCCGGCGAGTCGGAGGGCTTGGTAGCTAACCAACGCTATAAGCAAAAAGTATATGGTGAAGACTGGTATTTATCTGAGACTTTTGATGCTGCGATTGGTCAGGGGTTTCAATTGACAACACCGCTGCAAATGGCTGTGGTTATCGGCGAGATTGCCAATGGCGGCCATCGTTACCGGCCTAACCTGGTGAGTAAGATTACCAGTACCAGCGGTGAGACCCTTACAACCTTTGGCCCGGAAGAGGTTGGGCAAGTGACTATTTCCGACAATACACTAACTCTTATTCGAGAATCACTGCGGGAGGTTGCCCAGGAAGGCGGTACAGCTGCGGCTTATTTTGGTGATTTCCCTATTGCCATAGCCGGTAAGACAGGAACGTCGGAGAATTCGCATGGCCATGATCACGGCTGGTTTGTCGCTTATGGACCCTATGAGGATCCGCGCGTGGCTGTGGCTGTTATTGTTGAGCAGGGTGGATTCGGTTCCTCATCGGCTGCGCCGATCGCGAAAAAGATTATGGAAGCCGCTTTTAATATTAACCAGACGGTCTCTGAAGCAGCAAAAATCCACCGGCCCCAGACTGCGTTATAATGTGCTTTTGTTTGTGTTGCGTCAGGCCGAACTCCCGGCAATATAACAGGATCAGGCATTGCAATGCCTGATCCTGTTATATTTTTACGAGCCGGAAGTCCGGCCTAGGAGTGTGCCGTCAGGCCAGATGTTTATTAGGGGTAAATTTCTGAAACAGATAAGGAATGACTGCGGCAAAGGGCTGTTGATACAAGATAAACATTGTGATTGGCACCGCAACCGGCGGGGGAAAAAAGGTCAGGGCTAAAACCAGGCCAAAGCTTATATTGCGCAAGCCCACGCAATAAATCATGGCTAAGGCTGTTGCTTTAGATCTGTCACCGAACACATAGGAACCCAGGAAACCGGTAACATAGCCGGCGGCTACCAACAGCATAGTAACTAAAACTATCTTCAGGGTGGAGAGGTCCCAGCTAATGCTGGGACCGACGATCGCTGCATTGATAAAAATTACTGCAAAAAAGGCAATTTTAGCGATAAAACCGGCAACGATTCTAATAGCGGGAGTAAGTATTGTGCTGCTATAATCATGCAGTGCCATGCCTAATAGGCTGGGTACGGTTACCATGAGCAGCAGCTGGAACATCATTTGCATATAGTCAATTTGCAGCACCTGCCCAATAACGATTTTACAGAAAAAGGGCAGCATTACAGGTACAATGAGGGTGTCAAGCGTTACGGCAACCAGTGCAATCGATACATTACCCTGGGTCAGTGCCGTCCAGATAACTGAGGTTACGCCGATCGGGGTAGAGGCACCAATTAAATAGCCCAACTGCACATTATGATTGCCGGCGAACAGGCTAAGCCCGGCCAGCCAGGCAATGAAGGGGGAGATAATATGGATTAATATTAATATCCATATGGGAATAAGCGGCTTTTTAAGTACCTGCAGGAACTCTTTAAAGCTGATGTCAAGGGCGGTAACAAATGTCATATAGGCGAAAGCGCCAATTACCACTGTCCGGAGAATAGCAGAGTCGGAGAGTGGAGCGAGAAAACCAAAGAACAAGGCCGATAAGACAATCAAAAACATGCGCTGGCTCAGCCAGGCAGTTATTTTTGCCAAACAACTAAGCATGGATTAACCCCCTAGAGAAAAACTAAAGTTACTATATTCCTGGTTATGGGTTAGATCTCTTCCTGGTGGTAATTTTAACTGGCGCTGATTAATTGTCTGCAGGAAATTTGTTAATTAAGGCGAATTTTAGTTGACATATAGATAATAACATATGGTAAAATTTAGGGAGTAGGTATGCGGGAGGATATAGTATTTAAAGGAAATAAGGGCGGTCTTGAACTGGTAATCAACGAATCCGTCGATTTTACCTCTCTTTTGGAACAGCTGAAAGAGAAGTTGGAATCAGCCGCTCATTTTTTTACAGGCAACGCCGGTGTAAAAGTGGTAGCTGGATCGAATTCGTTGACCGGGGATGAACGGCGGCAGCTTATCAGTCTGTTGGCAGATTATGGACTGGCTTTGGAGGATCAGACGATACCGCCGAATTTGACAGAGGACACTTTGGCAACCGGGGCCGGCAGCCCGGACGGTGAAATCCCTGTGGAATACCGTCAGGAGCCTGAGGGCGGAAAAACTTTGATAGTGTCAAGAATGCTGCGCGGCGGACAGCGGATCGTATTTAGCGGGTCGGTTATTATTATG contains:
- a CDS encoding rod shape-determining protein, with protein sequence MFNFFSSLSRDMGIDLGTANTLVHVKGRGIVLREPSVVAIQRDTGEVLAVGEEAKQMIGRTPGNIVAIRPLKDGVIADFDVTQAMLKYFIRKAMDSKSFIRPRVIVGVPSGVTEVEKRAVIDATIQAGAREAYLIEEPMAAAIGAGLPVHEPTGNMVVDIGGGTTEVAVISLGGIVTSRSIRVGGDEMDEAIVQYIKRTYNLMIGERTAEEVKIKIGSAIPPRADEQMDVRGRDLVTGLPKTLTIKAGEVQLALSEPVAGIVEAVKVTLEKTPPELASDIMDRGIVMTGGGSLLRGLDILLNKETGMPVHISEDALSCVAAGTGGALESIDLLKRVLMTPKKLG
- the radC gene encoding RadC family protein, with amino-acid sequence MTMDKPLMMKELPATERPREKMLDKGAAALSNAELLAILLRTGTKNLPVLRLAEQLLVKYDLTGLGCISPLELSKTAGIGLVKAVTVVAGIELGRRLSYKEPGERPVIKSPKDAAGLMMGELRYQTKEHFMALLLSTKNHVIARAIISVGSLNASIVHPRELFREAIIYSAAAIILVHNHPSGDPAPSQEDITLTKQLVEAGNLLNISVLDHVIIGDGKYVSFKEKGII
- the mreC gene encoding rod shape-determining protein MreC, coding for MRFIHKKTVILVVAVLTVFLLAGTIAKGKYQFAVMEQVVITLLTPVEYVLMKVGYGVRQTGSFTGQLMTVYRDNQTLKAEIENLRQNSINITEIQAENTRLRAMLDYKNRAPQFDFVTAQVIARDPGTWTSIIMINRGAADGIAKDMPVVTAQGLVGSVISVYSNAAKVQLILDPRSAVGCLVQRPESRVAGIVEGKSASPLSPHMINIARDADIIKSDKVITSGFGGIYPKGVLVGEVVDIINDEGGLLKYAVLKPAVDFDRLEEVLVIVRSREPAPGPQPVTAPAIPGSQTSGQPGPAKGTAQ
- a CDS encoding bile acid:sodium symporter family protein — protein: MLSCLAKITAWLSQRMFLIVLSALFFGFLAPLSDSAILRTVVIGAFAYMTFVTALDISFKEFLQVLKKPLIPIWILILIHIISPFIAWLAGLSLFAGNHNVQLGYLIGASTPIGVTSVIWTALTQGNVSIALVAVTLDTLIVPVMLPFFCKIVIGQVLQIDYMQMMFQLLLMVTVPSLLGMALHDYSSTILTPAIRIVAGFIAKIAFFAVIFINAAIVGPSISWDLSTLKIVLVTMLLVAAGYVTGFLGSYVFGDRSKATALAMIYCVGLRNISFGLVLALTFFPPPVAVPITMFILYQQPFAAVIPYLFQKFTPNKHLA
- the minC gene encoding septum site-determining protein MinC — translated: MREDIVFKGNKGGLELVINESVDFTSLLEQLKEKLESAAHFFTGNAGVKVVAGSNSLTGDERRQLISLLADYGLALEDQTIPPNLTEDTLATGAGSPDGEIPVEYRQEPEGGKTLIVSRMLRGGQRIVFSGSVIIMGDVNPGAEIIAGGSITVTGTCRGVAHAGANGDQLATITADKLIAGQLRIAGMIARAPDNEDNPTCRETARIVRGIVVIEPADKVNLASKEV
- the mreD gene encoding rod shape-determining protein MreD, giving the protein MKTTLAWAVLLIGTVAVQAVLLPLIFTQGVKPDIILIITMSAGLLAGRERAVGVAFFAGLMQDFASGNVFGLNTLAKMATGYTAGLAERKVFKESILLPVLAVIIATLFNSAFMQALLFILGYKVEPAAVFMNQVLPSIGYNILFCIPVHRLIYRMTFGNRSQF
- the mrdA gene encoding penicillin-binding protein 2, with translation MLTKRVNGRIEILGFVMIFIFIALVGRLGYLQMAQGQYYERLADGNRIRLIPIMAPRGVFYDRNGVMLVSNRPGFTVSLLSISGPVPDAVLDKLAGILNMNVREIKAKVAQQSGSFEPVRIKTDLGPDIVTKIEERRAELPGVVIEIQPLRNYVYNELAAHIFGYVSEINETELENRKADGYKAGDIVGKFGLERVYDKEIRGTDGGNQVEVDVSGRPVQVLGKKDPLPGHNLVLTIDYRVQKAAETAIDEQLMHLQTKTEFNKAQAAAAVVINPKNGEILAMVSRPSFNPNLFNGGISEKDWKLLNDNPYHPMDNKAISGEYPPGSTFKIITGTAALELGKVTPQEKILDTGRHWLIPKGNAMGEALGWINFREALSKSDNVYFYEMGNRLGIDNLEKYARMFGLGAVTGINLPGESEGLVANQRYKQKVYGEDWYLSETFDAAIGQGFQLTTPLQMAVVIGEIANGGHRYRPNLVSKITSTSGETLTTFGPEEVGQVTISDNTLTLIRESLREVAQEGGTAAAYFGDFPIAIAGKTGTSENSHGHDHGWFVAYGPYEDPRVAVAVIVEQGGFGSSSAAPIAKKIMEAAFNINQTVSEAAKIHRPQTAL